The DNA segment CAACCTCTGCCAATCCCCGAATCCGCCCCTTGGCTTCGCGAGGATCACGTCTTCGTGATGCCGCTTGCTGCCCAGTATAGGATACCAAGTTTGACATGTGCTAAACGCATGGAAATGCTAAACGCATAAAATGTCGCTCGGTGTATTAGCGGAATTGGACGGATATGTCATGGCGAAATTATCGATCATGAAAGGTCATATCCGCTGTGTCGCTGCCGAGGGCGATAACACCCATTGGAGAAAATGATATTATGACCGTCGCAGTTCTGCCGCCCGAGACCCATCGGTTCAAGCTGGGGTCCTGCACTGTCACCGTCGTCAAGGATGGCGCAAGCATTCTGGACAATCCCTGGGAAACCTTCGGATCGAACCAGTCGCCGGAAACGGTGCGGAAGCTTTTGGCGCAGAACTTCCTGCCGACGGAGAAGCTCCTCAACAGCTATACGCCAGCTATCATCGACACAGGAGCCGACGTGATCGTCGTCGACACCGGCTTCGGCGCCGCCGGCCGCGCCCGCGGCTTGGGCCGTTTTCGCGACGGTCTGATGGCTGTCGGCTATGCGCCGGAGCAGGTGACCGTCGTCGCTCTGACGCATCTGCACGGCGACCACATCAATGGGTTGATGGAGGACGGCGCTCCGGCCTTTCCGAACGCCCGCTATGTCACGGGCGAAATCGAATATGAATTCTGGACCGACACGTCACGCGAAGGGACGCCGGCCGAAGGCGGTCACAAGGCTGTGCTCGCCAATGTCGCGCCTTTTGCCGAGAAAATGACCTTCCTCAAGGACGGAGATCAGATCGTCAGCGGCATGACCGCCATGATCGCGCCCGGCCACACGCCCGGTCATCTCGTCTTCCATCTCGAATCGGATGGCAAGCAACTGGTCCTGACCGGCGATACGGCCAATCACTATCTCCTCTCTCTCGGGCGCCCGGATTGGGAGGTGCGCTTTGACGCCGATAAGGCGCAGGCCGCCAAGACCCGCCGCCGTGTCTTCGACATGATCGCCACCGACCGCATCCCTTTCCTCGGCTTCCACATGCCGTTCCCCGCCGTTGGCTTTGTCGAAAAGCAGCCCGAGGGGTTCCGCTATGTGCCGAAAACCTATCAGTTCGATTTGTAAGGCAGAGGCTCGATCAATTTAGTGAAACGAAATCGACTCAGATAACGCAATTAAGCATCCACTGTACGCCGAACTGATCGGTGAGCTTCCCGTAGAGATTGCTCCAAGGCTGTTTGCCGAGCGGTGTCGTAATCGTGCCGCCTTTTGCCAAGCGGGCGAATAACTCTTTCGTCCGCTCCGTATCTTCGAACTCAAGCAGATGTGCTGATCCGCGCATCGGCTCGGCATCGTCATTGTCCGAAGCGTAGAAAAGTACGCCGGGACCTTGGAACTTCGCGTGCATGATCTGGCCCTGGACAAATCCGGGCGGCGTCGGGATTCCATTCACGCCGTAGCGCGTGATTTCGACGATTTTTCCAAGGCCGCAGGTCTCGTAAAAATTAAGCGCCTGCTCGCAGCGCGTCGTGAAAAATAGATAATTGGAAAGTCGCATAGCGAGACTCGCTCTGGTCACGGGCTACGAGTGGGTGGGAACTGACCGTATCGCTTGGCAAGCGTTTTACAGCGCGGCCGCTCGTTGGATCGCACTGACAAGCTGGGTATTGTCGTAGACTTGGCCGCCGATACCCCAGGAGCCTTCCGCGGCATAAACGATGTTGGTCCAGATATGTTCGCGGGATATCCGACCATTCGAAGCGCGTTCGACTATGGTTGTGGCCGCCTCGATAAAAGCCTGTTTGGCCTCGTCCGTCGCGAGCGCGATCTCTGGCAGTTTCAGCTCTATGAAGGCGGCCGCGGCCGCCTTTCCGCCTGAGAACACGCGTCCCTGCGGCAGAACATTGATGGTGCCGACAACGTTCGGGGTCATGAACGCGTTGCCCGAGAGTTGCGAAACCTTCAAGAGAACATCGGTCAATTCGGCGAAGGTTTGGGCCTCGGCTTCGCTCGACAGCAAACCTTCGGGTATAGTGAGTGTGATAGGCATAACGGGAAATCCTCTCGTTTGAAAACTTGGTTGGCGATACTACATAAATACTGATTGCTCTCTATTGATACACACCGATCGCTCTCTATGCAAACATAAAGAGTGATCGCTCTTAAAGAAAGTTGATATGCGCTACAGTACTGAACACAAGCTCGAAACTCGCACGCGCGTTCTCTACGCGGCGGGCGAACTTTTCCGTCAGGAAGGCTATGGCGGTTCCGGCATCGATGCTTTGACCAAGGCGGCGGGCGTCACGAACGGCGCCTTCTACGGGCATTTCAAATCGAAAAGCGAAGCTTTCAGGGCAGCGGTTCAGTCGGGACTGGATGAACTGCGGCTGGGCATATCGACTTTGAAAGCTCAAAAGGGCAAGGGTTGGCTACCGGCCTTCGTAAGCTACTATCTCGGGCCGAAGCGCACCTGCGCGCTCGGCCAGAGCTGCGCCCTGCCAAGTCTGTCCCCCGACGTCATGCGTGCCGACGCCGATACGAAGGTTGCCTACGAAGTCGAATTGCGCCGGGTCATAGAGGAAGCGGCTTCTGGTTTGACTGGTAACTCGGCCGAGGAACGCGAAGAAAATGCAATCGCGCTCCTGGCGCTTCTGTCCGGTGGCGTAACCATGGCGCGCGCTGTTTCCGACCCCGCCCTATCGGCGCGCATCGTAGAGGCGCTCGAGCGAAAGGTCGGGTCCATTGCCTCCTCTACGGAAGAGCGCTGAGGTTAGTCGGGTATCCGGCTTAGTGACGGGAAGCTTATGTCGGCGTTTTCCCTATTCCCTTCCTGTCATAGACGTGTTACCAGCCCTCGCCAACTTCCAAGCAACACTTGCAAGATCGCCCGGCGGACGATTCGTTCCGGAGCCATCCTGCTTTTCACAGACGAAGGAAATTGGCCATGGCACGCATCATTGAAACGTCAACCGGGTTGGATGCTCTGACATTCGACGACGTGCTCCTGCAGCCGGGGCACTCCGAGGTCATGCCGGGCCAGACGAATATCGCCACCCGCATCGCCCAGGATATTGAACTCAACCTGCCGATCCTCTCCGCCGCCATGGACACGGTGACGGAAAGCCGTCTCGCCATCGCCATGGCTCAGGCTGGCGGCATGGGCGTTATCCACCGCAATCTGACGCCGGTGCAGCAGGCCGAGGAAGTCCGCCAGGTCAAGAAGTTCGAAAGCGGCATGGTGGTCAATCCGGTCACGATCGGCCCCGACGCAACGCTCGCCGAAGCACTCAACCTCATGAAGGCGCACGGCATTTCCGGCATTCCGGTCGTTGAAAAGTCGCACCGCCTCGTCGGCATTCTCACCAACCGCGACGTACGCTTCGCTTCCGATCCCTCGCAGAAGATCTACGAGCTGATGACCCGCGAAAATCTCGTGACGGTCACGGAAAGCGTTCAGCAGCAGGAAGCCAAGCGTCTGCTCCATAAGCACCGCATCGAAAAGCTCCTGGTGGTCGATGGCGATAGCCGCCTCGTCGGCCTGATCACCGTCAAGGACATCGAGAAGTCGCAGCTCAATCCGAACGCTTCCAAGGATGCGCAGGGCCGCCTGCGTGCCGCAGCCGCCATCAGTGTCGGTGACGATGGCTACGAGCGTGCCGAGCGCCTGATCGATGCAGGCGTCGATCTTTTGGTCGTCGATACCGCCCATGGTCATTCGCAGCGCGTTCTCGATGCCGTCAGCCGGGTCAAGAAGCTCTCCAATTCGGTCCGCATCATGGCCGGCAATGTCGCCACCTATGACGGCACGCGGGCGCTGATCGACGCCGGTGCGGATGCCGTGAAGGTTGGTATCGGCCCCGGTTCCATCTGCACGACCCGTATCGTCGCCGGTGTCGGCGTGCCGCAGCTTGCTGCCATCATGTCGGCGGTGCAGGCCGCGCAGGACCAGAACATCCCTGTTATCGCCGATGGCGGCATCAAGTTCTCCGGCGATCTCGCCAAGGCGATCGCCGCCGGCGCATCCGCTGCCATGATCGGTTCGCTGCTGGCGGGCACGGATGAAAGCCCGGGCGAGGTCTATCTCTACCAGGGTCGTTCGTTCAAGGCGTATCGCGGCATGGGCTCCGTCGGCGCCATGGCGCGCGGCTCCGCCGATCGCTACTTCCAGGCGGAAGTACGCGACACGCTGAAGCTCGTGCCGGAAGGCATTGAAGGCCAGGTGCCCTACAAGGGTTCGGTCTCGGGCGTGCTGCACCAGCTCGCCGGCGGCCTTAAGGCGGCCATGGGCTATGTCGGCGGCGCCGACCTCAAGGAGTTCCAGGAGCGCGCCACCTTCGTACGCATCTCCGGCGCCGGCCTGCGCGAAAGCCATGCCCATGACGTCACGATCACCCGCGAAAGCCCGAACTATCCCGGTGCAGGCGGCTGATCGATGGCAGATCGCGTTCAGGGCAACGTCAGGTCCTTGCAGGGCCTGACGGCGATCCTGGCAGCCTTGTCCCTGGCACTTTTTGCCTGGATCTATGCCGGCTTCGTCAGAGCATTCAGCGATGCCGCAGCCGGCGAGAAAATGCTGGACGTCCGCATCGGCGGCTATGAGCGCGACGACGTCATAGCCATGCTGCGCTACCTCAAGGATCATCCCGATCCGGCGGCGATCCTGCATTCCATGTATCTCGGGCCGGAGCTCATCTTTCCGCTGGTGCTGGGCGGTCTGCTCTTCTGCCTGCTGCGGCTGGTTCGGCCGAGCGGCATCTTCTTCGGGCGGCCGATCCCGCCTGGTGCGGTCAGCCTGATTTTTTCTCTACCGGTCTTCTATGGCGTGATGGACTATGCCGAAAATATCGCCGGCCTGTTGCTCTATCCGCCGGCCACGCCGTCGGACGGGACCGTGACGCTGCTCTCGGGTCTGCTGCCGATTGTCGTGCGGCTAAAATTCCTCTCATTGGTCGTCACGATCATTCTACTGGCCCGTTTCGCAATTCTTCGCTACCTGTCTGCGGACGGTTCCAAGCCGTCCTGAGCGGTGGTTCTGCCGCTCAGCAATCCTTAGAGCGGTTTCAGCGTTTCATGGAATCGCTTTCCCGCTCTATCCCTTTGTTTTAAGCAATTCCGGACGGAAAACCGCTTCGCACTTTTCCTGGAATTGCTCTAAGGAGTTGGCGGCGTGACCGGCTATGAAATGTTCTGGCCCATGGTGGCCCATGCGGTGCTTGTCTATATTCTCTACGCGCTTTTAGGCTTGCGCCGCCAAAGTGCGGTGAAGGCGGGCAAGATCAAACGATCGCAGTTTCGCGAGAACCTTGCTGCCGATGAGCCGGCGGAAAGCCTGGTTGTGCGCAACAGCCTCGCCAATCAGTTCGAACTTCCCATTCTCTTTTATGCTTGCTCCATTGCGCTGTTCGTCGCCCAGGCAGACAATCTGGCCGCGGTCATTCTGGCGTGGATCTTTGTCGCCTCGCGCTATGCTCACGCTTACGTACACGTCACCAGCAACGACCTGCGCTACCGCAGCCCGCTTTTCGCGCTCGGCTATGTGGCCCTTGCCGGGATGTGGGTCTGGCTTGCCATCTGGATGACGTTCTCCTAACGGGACTTGCATTTTCGCGGAAAGCAACCTGCGATAACGTATTTGTGTTCCTGACTGACGGTCCCACAGTGCTCGCCTGACCTATCTTGTTCTCGGGCGGCCCTGTCTTGGGATGCTGGCCGCCGGGGAAAGACAAGGAGGAACACATTATGAGCATGGACAAGCCCGTCGTGACGCAGGCGATGATCAATGCCTATGACGAATACACGCATCTGACGCTCGATCGCCGCGGTTTCATGGAAAAGCTGACGAAGCTCGCAGGCTCGGCCGGGGCTGCCGCCATGATCGTGCCCTTGCTTGCCGCCAACAAGGCGAGCGCCGAGATCATTGCGGCCGATGACAGCCGTCTCGACACGAAGGACGTCACCTATCCCGGCAGCGGCGGTGACATGAAAGCCTATCTCGCCCGACCCAAGGGCGAGGGCGAGAAGCTCGGTGGCGTGATCGTCATTCATGAAAATCGTGGCCTCAACCCGCATATTCGCGATGTCGCCCGCCGCATGGCGCTGGAAGGTTTCATTGTCCTGGCGCCGGACTTCCTGTCGCCGCTCGGCGGCACGCCGGAAGATGAGGACAAGGCGCGCGAGATGTTCGCCAAGCTCGACGCGGCGCTGACGGTTGCCAATGCCGAAGCGAGCCTGGCCTACCTCTCCAAGCTCGACGGCTCCAACGGCAAGGTCGGCGCAATCGGCTTCTGCTGGGGCGGTGGCGTCATCAACCGCTTCGCCACCAAATCACCGGAGCTGAAGGCCGGCGTCGCCTATTACGGCATGCAGCCAGCCGCTGCCGATGTACCCGATATCAAAGCCGCCCTGATGCTGCACTATGCCGGCCTCGACGACCGCACCAATGCGGGTATTGATGCCTATCGGAAAGAGCTGCAAGCCAGCGGCAAGACCTTCGAGATCTTCGTCTATGACGGTGCCAACCACGCCTTCAACAATGACACCTCGGCTGCCCGCTATGACAAGAAGGCTGCCGATCTTGCCTGGGGCCGGACGGTCGATTTCCTGAAAAAGCATCTGGCCTAGCGGCCGGCGGCAAGGGAGTGAACGAGACAGCGGCCGCAGCTATTCCTTCGGCCGTTGACGCCTGTCGCGGCCGTACCCAATACATGACACTTAAAATTGAACTTTTCCCATTTACGCGCATTGAATATGGCTGTGGCATAAAAGCTGGCGTACGTACCCGGCGTCGTTCCGAATTGACAATAAAATGGGAAATGCATGAGCCCGGACAAACCCGACCGCATCAAATTCCGCAAGGAACCCCAGCAGGAGCGCAGCATCCACCGCGTAGATGTCATCCTGTCGGCCGCCGCCCACCTGATTGCGGAAAAAGGGGTGAGCGCCATGAAGATGACGGAACTTGCTGCCGTCGCCGGCGTGCCGATCGGTTCCGTATACCAATATTTTCCCGAGAAGGCTGCGATCGTCACCGCACTGTTCGACCGCCATGCCGATCTCGTTCAGCAAAAGACGACGGAAGTCTTCGTCGCCGTGAAATCTCTTAGTCACGCCGTCGATCTCGTCTGCGGCGTGATCGACTGGTACTATCGCGAATTCCGCGGCGATCCGACCTATATGGGCGTGTGGCTGGGAACGGAGATGGACCAGGATCTCTTGAGGCTGAATATTCAGCACAGCAACCGCGTTGCCGAAATCTTCCTGAAGGGCATCGAACCCCACATTCCGGCTGGCAGTCAGATCGACCTGCAGGCTCGCGCCCAACTCTTCAGCCACTTGATCGGTGCCTCCGTTCGCCTCGCGATCATGAGCGACAGAAGCCTTGCCATCCGCATGCTGAG comes from the Rhizobium sp. NXC24 genome and includes:
- a CDS encoding MAPEG family protein: MTGYEMFWPMVAHAVLVYILYALLGLRRQSAVKAGKIKRSQFRENLAADEPAESLVVRNSLANQFELPILFYACSIALFVAQADNLAAVILAWIFVASRYAHAYVHVTSNDLRYRSPLFALGYVALAGMWVWLAIWMTFS
- a CDS encoding MBL fold metallo-hydrolase, which translates into the protein MTVAVLPPETHRFKLGSCTVTVVKDGASILDNPWETFGSNQSPETVRKLLAQNFLPTEKLLNSYTPAIIDTGADVIVVDTGFGAAGRARGLGRFRDGLMAVGYAPEQVTVVALTHLHGDHINGLMEDGAPAFPNARYVTGEIEYEFWTDTSREGTPAEGGHKAVLANVAPFAEKMTFLKDGDQIVSGMTAMIAPGHTPGHLVFHLESDGKQLVLTGDTANHYLLSLGRPDWEVRFDADKAQAAKTRRRVFDMIATDRIPFLGFHMPFPAVGFVEKQPEGFRYVPKTYQFDL
- a CDS encoding dienelactone hydrolase family protein, whose protein sequence is MDKPVVTQAMINAYDEYTHLTLDRRGFMEKLTKLAGSAGAAAMIVPLLAANKASAEIIAADDSRLDTKDVTYPGSGGDMKAYLARPKGEGEKLGGVIVIHENRGLNPHIRDVARRMALEGFIVLAPDFLSPLGGTPEDEDKAREMFAKLDAALTVANAEASLAYLSKLDGSNGKVGAIGFCWGGGVINRFATKSPELKAGVAYYGMQPAAADVPDIKAALMLHYAGLDDRTNAGIDAYRKELQASGKTFEIFVYDGANHAFNNDTSAARYDKKAADLAWGRTVDFLKKHLA
- the guaB gene encoding IMP dehydrogenase; translated protein: MARIIETSTGLDALTFDDVLLQPGHSEVMPGQTNIATRIAQDIELNLPILSAAMDTVTESRLAIAMAQAGGMGVIHRNLTPVQQAEEVRQVKKFESGMVVNPVTIGPDATLAEALNLMKAHGISGIPVVEKSHRLVGILTNRDVRFASDPSQKIYELMTRENLVTVTESVQQQEAKRLLHKHRIEKLLVVDGDSRLVGLITVKDIEKSQLNPNASKDAQGRLRAAAAISVGDDGYERAERLIDAGVDLLVVDTAHGHSQRVLDAVSRVKKLSNSVRIMAGNVATYDGTRALIDAGADAVKVGIGPGSICTTRIVAGVGVPQLAAIMSAVQAAQDQNIPVIADGGIKFSGDLAKAIAAGASAAMIGSLLAGTDESPGEVYLYQGRSFKAYRGMGSVGAMARGSADRYFQAEVRDTLKLVPEGIEGQVPYKGSVSGVLHQLAGGLKAAMGYVGGADLKEFQERATFVRISGAGLRESHAHDVTITRESPNYPGAGG
- a CDS encoding TetR/AcrR family transcriptional regulator, encoding MRYSTEHKLETRTRVLYAAGELFRQEGYGGSGIDALTKAAGVTNGAFYGHFKSKSEAFRAAVQSGLDELRLGISTLKAQKGKGWLPAFVSYYLGPKRTCALGQSCALPSLSPDVMRADADTKVAYEVELRRVIEEAASGLTGNSAEEREENAIALLALLSGGVTMARAVSDPALSARIVEALERKVGSIASSTEER
- a CDS encoding TetR/AcrR family transcriptional regulator, yielding MSPDKPDRIKFRKEPQQERSIHRVDVILSAAAHLIAEKGVSAMKMTELAAVAGVPIGSVYQYFPEKAAIVTALFDRHADLVQQKTTEVFVAVKSLSHAVDLVCGVIDWYYREFRGDPTYMGVWLGTEMDQDLLRLNIQHSNRVAEIFLKGIEPHIPAGSQIDLQARAQLFSHLIGASVRLAIMSDRSLAIRMLSEWKQVIRATLFAEPSGEPMGKRH
- a CDS encoding Tautomerase enzyme, producing MPITLTIPEGLLSSEAEAQTFAELTDVLLKVSQLSGNAFMTPNVVGTINVLPQGRVFSGGKAAAAAFIELKLPEIALATDEAKQAFIEAATTIVERASNGRISREHIWTNIVYAAEGSWGIGGQVYDNTQLVSAIQRAAAL
- a CDS encoding VOC family protein, which codes for MRLSNYLFFTTRCEQALNFYETCGLGKIVEITRYGVNGIPTPPGFVQGQIMHAKFQGPGVLFYASDNDDAEPMRGSAHLLEFEDTERTKELFARLAKGGTITTPLGKQPWSNLYGKLTDQFGVQWMLNCVI